In a genomic window of Streptococcus oralis:
- a CDS encoding carbamoyl phosphate synthase small subunit: protein MTKRLLVLEDGTVFEGKAFGADIDVTGEIVFNTGMTGYQESITDQSYNGQILTFTYPLVGNYGINRDDYESIIPTCKGVVVFEEARRASNWRNQMTLDEFLKAKKIPGISGIDTRALTKIIRKHGTMRATLTHVGDSMDHVTDQLQATVLPTDNIKQVSTKTSYPAPGVGLSVVLVDFGLKHSILRELSKRNCNVTVVPYSTTAEEILHLNPDGVMLSNGPGNPEDVPEALDMIRGVQGKIPIFGICMGHQLFAMANGAKTYKMKFGHRGFNHAVREIATGRVDFTSQNHGYAVSREDLPEHLIITHEEINDKSVEGVRHRYQPGFSVQFHPDAAPGPHDASYLFDEFIEMMEAFKQAN from the coding sequence ATGACAAAAAGACTTCTAGTATTAGAAGATGGCACAGTTTTTGAAGGCAAGGCCTTCGGAGCAGACATTGATGTAACAGGCGAAATCGTCTTTAACACAGGGATGACTGGTTACCAAGAATCCATTACAGATCAGTCTTATAATGGACAAATCTTGACCTTCACTTATCCTTTGGTGGGAAATTATGGAATTAACCGTGATGATTACGAATCCATCATTCCAACTTGTAAGGGAGTTGTCGTTTTCGAAGAAGCGCGTCGAGCTAGCAACTGGCGCAACCAAATGACCTTAGATGAATTTTTGAAAGCTAAGAAAATTCCAGGTATTTCAGGGATTGATACGCGTGCCCTTACCAAGATTATCCGTAAGCACGGTACTATGCGTGCAACCTTGACTCACGTTGGGGACAGCATGGACCATGTGACGGATCAGCTCCAAGCAACAGTCTTGCCGACAGACAATATCAAGCAGGTTTCTACTAAAACTTCCTACCCAGCTCCTGGAGTTGGTTTGAGTGTGGTCTTAGTAGACTTTGGGCTCAAGCACTCAATCCTACGTGAACTTTCTAAGCGCAACTGTAACGTTACGGTTGTTCCTTATTCAACAACAGCAGAAGAAATTCTCCACCTCAATCCTGATGGAGTTATGTTGTCAAATGGCCCAGGTAACCCAGAAGACGTTCCAGAAGCACTGGACATGATTCGTGGTGTGCAAGGAAAAATTCCAATCTTCGGAATTTGTATGGGACACCAACTCTTTGCCATGGCAAACGGGGCTAAGACATATAAGATGAAGTTTGGTCACCGTGGATTTAACCACGCGGTACGTGAGATTGCAACAGGACGCGTAGACTTTACCAGCCAAAACCATGGTTATGCAGTCAGCCGTGAGGACTTGCCAGAGCATTTGATCATTACCCACGAAGAAATCAATGACAAGTCAGTTGAAGGAGTTCGCCACAGATACCAACCAGGTTTTTCTGTACAATTCCACCCAGATGCAGCTCCTGGTCCACACGACGCAAGTTACCTATTTGATGAATTTATCGAGATGATGGAAGCTTTTAAACAAGCAAACTAA
- a CDS encoding aspartate carbamoyltransferase catalytic subunit, with the protein MSENQQALNHVVSMEDLTVDQVMKLIKRGIEFKNGAQLPYENKPIVSNLFFEDSTRTHKSFEVAEIKLGLERLDFDVKTSSVNKGETLYDTILTLSALGVDVCVIRHPEVDYYRELIASPSITTSIINGGDGSGQHPSQSLLDLMTIYEEFGHFEGLKVAIAGDLDHSRVAKSNMQILKRLGAELFFAGPEEWRSQEFADYGQFVTIDEIVDQVDVLMLLRVQHERHESGAVFSKEDYHAQHGLNQERYNRLKETAIIMHPAPVNRDVEIADHLVEAPKSRIVQQMTNGLFVRMAILEFVLASRNAN; encoded by the coding sequence ATGTCAGAAAATCAACAAGCACTGAACCATGTGGTTTCCATGGAAGACCTCACTGTCGATCAAGTGATGAAATTGATCAAACGAGGAATCGAGTTTAAAAACGGAGCCCAACTTCCCTACGAGAACAAACCTATCGTATCGAATCTCTTCTTTGAAGATTCTACACGGACACATAAGTCCTTTGAAGTGGCAGAGATTAAGCTGGGGCTGGAACGACTTGACTTTGATGTGAAGACTAGTTCGGTCAATAAGGGTGAGACATTGTATGATACCATCTTGACCCTATCTGCTCTAGGAGTGGATGTCTGTGTGATTCGCCACCCAGAGGTCGACTATTACAGAGAGTTGATTGCGAGTCCGTCGATTACAACTTCTATTATCAATGGTGGTGATGGCTCGGGACAACATCCTAGCCAGAGCTTGCTTGATTTGATGACTATTTATGAGGAATTTGGGCACTTTGAGGGTCTTAAGGTTGCTATTGCAGGCGACTTGGACCACTCACGCGTTGCCAAATCAAATATGCAGATTTTGAAACGCTTGGGAGCTGAACTGTTCTTTGCAGGACCTGAGGAATGGAGAAGTCAAGAGTTTGCGGACTATGGACAGTTTGTAACTATTGATGAGATTGTTGATCAGGTGGATGTTTTGATGTTACTCCGAGTTCAACATGAACGCCACGAAAGTGGAGCGGTCTTTTCAAAAGAAGACTACCATGCTCAACACGGTTTGAACCAAGAACGCTATAATCGCTTAAAAGAAACAGCAATCATTATGCATCCGGCCCCAGTGAATCGAGATGTGGAAATTGCTGACCACTTGGTTGAAGCGCCAAAATCACGCATTGTCCAACAAATGACCAATGGTCTCTTTGTTCGGATGGCAATCTTAGAATTCGTATTGGCGAGTAGAAACGCCAACTAA
- the pyrR gene encoding bifunctional pyr operon transcriptional regulator/uracil phosphoribosyltransferase PyrR translates to MKTKEVVDELTVKRAITRITYEIIERNKDLNKIILAGIKTRGVFIAHRIKERLEQLENITVPVVELDTKPFRDDVKSGEDTSLISVDVTDREVILVDDVLYTGRTIRAAIDNIVGHGRPARVSLAVLVDRGHRELPIRPDYVGKNIPTSRSEEIIVEMTELDGQDRVLITEEA, encoded by the coding sequence ATGAAGACAAAAGAAGTTGTAGACGAATTGACTGTCAAACGAGCGATTACGCGAATTACTTATGAGATTATCGAGCGCAATAAGGATTTGAATAAAATTATCCTAGCTGGGATAAAAACGCGTGGTGTTTTCATCGCTCATCGTATCAAAGAACGCTTGGAGCAGTTGGAAAATATCACTGTTCCTGTTGTGGAACTGGACACCAAGCCTTTCCGTGATGATGTTAAAAGCGGAGAAGATACTTCTTTGATTTCTGTTGATGTGACAGACCGTGAAGTTATCTTGGTGGATGATGTACTCTATACAGGCCGTACCATCCGCGCCGCTATTGATAACATTGTCGGCCATGGTCGTCCTGCGCGCGTGAGTCTTGCGGTGCTAGTTGACCGTGGACATAGAGAATTGCCTATCCGTCCAGATTACGTTGGGAAAAATATCCCAACTAGCCGTTCTGAAGAAATCATCGTAGAGATGACAGAACTTGATGGCCAAGACAGAGTTCTGATTACTGAAGAAGCTTAG
- the nth gene encoding endonuclease III, giving the protein MVLSKKRARHVIEEIIALFPDAKPSLDFTNHFELLVAVMLSAQTTDAAVNKATPGLFAAFPTPQAMSVATESEIASHISHLGLYRNKAKFLKKCAQQLLDDFDGQVPQTREELENLAGVGRKTANVVMSVGYGIPAFAVDTHVERICKHHDIVKKSATPLEVEKRVMDVLPPEEWLAAHQAMIYFGRAICHPKNPECDHYPQLYDFSIV; this is encoded by the coding sequence ATGGTTTTATCTAAGAAACGTGCCCGTCATGTCATAGAGGAAATTATTGCCCTCTTTCCAGATGCTAAGCCTAGTCTTGATTTTACCAATCATTTTGAACTACTGGTTGCGGTGATGCTGTCAGCCCAGACCACAGATGCAGCGGTAAATAAGGCCACACCAGGGCTCTTTGCTGCTTTTCCAACGCCGCAAGCCATGTCTGTAGCGACAGAGAGTGAAATTGCTTCACACATTTCTCATCTGGGACTGTATCGAAATAAGGCTAAATTCCTTAAAAAATGTGCCCAACAGTTACTAGATGATTTTGATGGTCAAGTCCCTCAGACACGTGAAGAATTAGAAAATCTAGCAGGTGTTGGTCGTAAGACAGCCAATGTTGTCATGAGTGTGGGCTATGGAATCCCAGCCTTCGCAGTCGATACTCATGTGGAGCGTATTTGCAAACATCACGATATCGTTAAAAAATCAGCTACGCCACTTGAAGTAGAGAAACGTGTTATGGATGTCTTGCCACCAGAAGAATGGTTAGCAGCTCACCAGGCCATGATTTACTTTGGACGAGCTATCTGTCATCCCAAAAATCCAGAATGTGACCACTATCCCCAGTTATATGATTTTAGCATTGTTTAA
- a CDS encoding YceD family protein, with protein MKLNIQEIRKQPEGLHFEQALDLAADLCKRNQEILDVKDILAVGKVQYEDRLYFLDYQLSYTIVLASSRSMEPVELAESYPVTEVFMEGATNQLDQEVLDDDLVLPIENGEIDLAESVADNILLNIPIKVLTAEEEAGQGFVSGNDWQIMTEDEYQAQQAVKKEENSPFAGLQGLFDGDE; from the coding sequence ATGAAGTTAAACATTCAAGAAATTCGTAAGCAACCTGAAGGCCTACATTTTGAACAAGCTTTAGACCTGGCAGCAGACTTGTGTAAACGAAATCAAGAGATTTTAGATGTCAAAGATATCCTTGCAGTGGGGAAGGTGCAGTACGAAGACCGTCTGTATTTCTTGGACTATCAGTTGTCATATACCATTGTCCTTGCTTCCAGCCGCAGTATGGAGCCAGTTGAGTTGGCTGAGTCTTATCCAGTCACAGAAGTTTTCATGGAAGGAGCGACCAACCAACTAGACCAGGAAGTTCTAGATGATGATTTGGTCTTGCCTATCGAAAATGGGGAAATCGACCTTGCTGAGAGCGTAGCAGATAATATTCTGCTCAATATCCCTATCAAGGTCTTGACGGCAGAAGAAGAGGCGGGCCAAGGTTTTGTGTCAGGAAATGACTGGCAAATCATGACTGAAGATGAATACCAAGCCCAACAAGCAGTCAAGAAAGAAGAAAACAGTCCATTTGCTGGCTTGCAAGGACTGTTTGATGGAGACGAGTAG
- a CDS encoding helicase BlpT — protein MEDKALITEAYRLLSELNKSYQSCKQGTADDLRLQELLNTTLKELKTAEKLDNSILIDLEKFYQRTSLLIGLGSLKLNDQARTAWRNYDKFHYEHVKHVLTLYGPVFGF, from the coding sequence ATGGAAGACAAAGCACTCATCACTGAAGCTTATCGACTCCTTTCCGAGTTAAATAAAAGCTACCAAAGCTGTAAACAAGGAACAGCTGATGATCTTCGACTGCAAGAGCTGCTGAACACCACTCTTAAGGAACTAAAAACAGCAGAAAAGCTGGACAACAGTATCTTAATCGACCTTGAGAAATTTTACCAACGCACCAGTCTTCTGATTGGACTGGGTAGCCTAAAACTAAATGATCAAGCACGCACCGCTTGGCGAAACTATGACAAGTTCCATTACGAGCACGTCAAACACGTACTGACTCTCTATGGACCTGTTTTTGGATTTTAG
- a CDS encoding ATP-binding cassette domain-containing protein: MQYRHSRKGINMIKINHLTITQNKDLRDLVSDLTTTIQDGEKVAIIGEEGNGKSTLLRALMGEALPDFTIKGDIQSDLQSLAYIPQKLPEILKNRTLHDYFFLDSADLDYSILYRLAEELHFDSDRFASDQEIGSLSGGESLKIQLIHELAKPFEILFLDEPSNDLDLETVDWLKGQIRKIRQTVIFISHDEDFLSQTADTIVHLRLVKHRKEAETLVEHLDYDRYSEQRKANFARQSQQAANDQRAYDKTMEKHRRVKQNVETALRATKDSTAGRLLAKKMKTALSQEKRFEKEAQSMTQMPLEEEQIQLFFSDIQPLPSSKVLIQLEKENLSIGKRILAQELQLTVRGQDKIGIIGPNGVGKSTLLAKLQQLLSAKREISLGFMPQDYHKKLQLDLSPVAYLSHTGQKEELQKIQSHLASLNFSYPEMHHQIRSLSGGQQGKLLLLDLVLRKPNFLLLDEPTRNFSPTSQPEIRKLFASYPGGLITVSHDRRFLKEVCTSIYRLTEEGLEVVDLQDL; encoded by the coding sequence ATGCAATATCGACATTCTAGAAAGGGCATCAATATGATAAAAATCAACCATCTAACTATCACGCAAAACAAAGATCTACGAGATCTTGTATCTGACCTAACCACGACTATCCAAGACGGGGAAAAGGTTGCTATTATTGGTGAAGAAGGAAATGGTAAATCGACTTTACTACGAGCTTTAATGGGGGAAGCATTACCTGATTTTACTATCAAGGGCGACATCCAGTCTGATCTTCAATCACTGGCCTACATTCCTCAAAAACTCCCTGAAATCCTGAAAAATAGGACTCTACACGACTACTTCTTTTTGGATTCTGCTGATTTAGACTACAGCATTCTTTATCGTTTGGCGGAGGAGTTGCACTTTGATAGCGACCGTTTTGCTAGCGACCAAGAAATTGGTAGCCTCTCGGGGGGCGAATCTTTGAAAATTCAGCTCATCCACGAGTTAGCCAAACCCTTTGAGATTCTATTTTTGGATGAACCTTCAAATGACCTAGACCTTGAGACGGTTGATTGGCTAAAAGGTCAGATTCGAAAGATTAGGCAAACTGTTATTTTCATTTCCCATGATGAAGACTTTCTTTCTCAAACGGCTGATACTATTGTCCACTTGCGACTGGTCAAGCATCGGAAAGAAGCGGAAACGCTAGTCGAGCATTTAGACTATGATCGCTATAGTGAGCAGAGAAAGGCTAATTTTGCAAGACAAAGCCAGCAAGCTGCTAACGACCAGAGAGCCTATGACAAAACCATGGAAAAACATCGCCGCGTCAAGCAAAATGTGGAAACTGCACTTCGAGCTACCAAAGACAGTACTGCCGGTCGCCTATTGGCTAAAAAGATGAAAACTGCTCTCTCTCAAGAAAAACGCTTTGAAAAGGAAGCTCAGTCCATGACCCAAATGCCACTTGAAGAGGAACAAATCCAACTTTTCTTCTCAGACATCCAACCATTACCATCTTCTAAAGTCTTAATCCAACTGGAAAAAGAAAATTTATCCATTGGCAAGCGCATTTTAGCTCAGGAGTTACAACTAACTGTTCGTGGCCAAGATAAAATCGGTATCATCGGGCCAAATGGTGTTGGAAAATCAACTCTGTTAGCCAAGTTGCAACAACTGCTCAGCGCCAAAAGAGAGATTTCGCTTGGTTTTATGCCACAAGATTACCATAAAAAACTGCAATTGGATTTATCTCCAGTAGCCTACCTCAGCCACACTGGACAAAAAGAAGAACTACAGAAAATCCAATCTCACCTAGCCAGTCTCAATTTCAGCTATCCAGAGATGCACCACCAAATTCGCTCCCTATCTGGCGGGCAACAAGGTAAACTCCTACTTTTGGATTTAGTGTTGCGCAAACCAAACTTTCTCCTTCTGGATGAGCCTACACGTAATTTTTCTCCCACTTCTCAACCCGAAATCAGAAAACTCTTTGCCTCTTATCCTGGCGGTCTGATCACTGTTTCGCATGACCGTCGTTTCTTAAAAGAGGTCTGTACGAGTATCTATCGTTTAACAGAAGAGGGTTTGGAAGTCGTTGATTTACAAGATTTATAA
- the htpX gene encoding zinc metalloprotease HtpX: MLFDQIASNKRKTWILLLVFFLLLALVGYAVGYLFMRSGLGGMIIALIIGLIYALTMIFQSTEIVMSMNGAREVDEQTAPDLYHVVEDMAMVAQIPMPRVFIIEDSSLNAFATGSNPQNAAVAATSGLLAIMNREELEAVMGHEVSHIRNYDIRISTIAVALASAITLLSSMAGRMMWWGGAGRRRSDNDRDGNGLEIIMLIISLLAIVLAPLAATLVQLAISRQREFLADASSVELTRNPQGMINALRKLENSEPMHHHVDDASSALYINDPKKGGGLQKLFYTHPPISERIERLKQM; the protein is encoded by the coding sequence ATGTTGTTTGATCAAATTGCGAGCAATAAACGAAAAACCTGGATTTTGTTGCTGGTTTTCTTCCTACTCTTGGCCTTGGTTGGTTATGCTGTTGGCTATCTCTTTATGCGTTCAGGTCTTGGTGGCATGATTATTGCCTTGATTATTGGTCTTATCTACGCTCTGACCATGATCTTTCAATCGACAGAGATTGTTATGTCTATGAATGGGGCGCGTGAGGTTGATGAGCAAACAGCACCAGACCTCTACCATGTAGTAGAAGATATGGCCATGGTCGCTCAGATTCCCATGCCGCGTGTTTTCATCATTGAGGATTCTTCTTTAAATGCCTTTGCAACAGGTTCAAACCCGCAGAATGCAGCTGTCGCAGCCACTTCGGGTCTTCTGGCTATCATGAATCGTGAGGAGCTAGAAGCTGTTATGGGGCATGAAGTCAGTCATATCCGAAACTACGATATTCGAATTTCGACCATTGCTGTCGCCCTTGCCAGTGCCATTACCCTTCTGTCTAGTATGGCAGGACGGATGATGTGGTGGGGAGGAGCAGGTCGCAGACGGAGTGATAATGATCGCGATGGAAATGGTTTGGAGATTATCATGCTTATTATCTCTCTGTTAGCCATTGTTCTAGCACCTCTCGCAGCAACTTTGGTGCAACTTGCCATTTCCCGTCAGAGGGAATTTCTGGCGGATGCATCCAGTGTGGAGTTGACTCGCAATCCTCAAGGGATGATCAATGCCTTGCGTAAGTTGGAGAATAGCGAGCCGATGCATCACCATGTTGACGATGCCAGCAGCGCTCTTTATATCAATGATCCTAAGAAAGGTGGGGGACTTCAAAAACTCTTTTATACCCACCCACCTATCTCAGAACGAATCGAACGTTTGAAACAGATGTAA
- a CDS encoding LemA family protein, whose protein sequence is MTWIILGVLALIVIFVIVSYNDLVKNRMQTKEAWSQIDVQLKRRNDLLPNLIETVKGYAKYEGSTLEKVTELRRQVAAATSPAEAMKASDALTRQISGIFAVAENYPDLKASANFIKLQEELTNTENKISYSRQLYNSVVSNYNVKLESFPSNVIAGLFGFKAADFLQTPEEEKAVPKVDFSGLGD, encoded by the coding sequence ATGACTTGGATTATTCTTGGAGTTTTGGCTCTGATTGTTATTTTTGTGATTGTTAGCTATAACGATTTGGTTAAAAATCGTATGCAGACCAAGGAGGCTTGGAGCCAGATCGATGTTCAGTTGAAGCGTCGTAATGATCTCCTCCCAAACTTGATTGAAACAGTCAAAGGCTATGCCAAATATGAAGGTTCTACCTTGGAAAAAGTGACAGAACTTCGTAGACAAGTAGCCGCAGCAACTTCACCGGCAGAAGCTATGAAGGCCAGTGATGCCCTTACCCGCCAGATTTCTGGTATCTTTGCAGTAGCAGAGAATTACCCAGACTTGAAAGCTAGTGCTAACTTTATCAAATTGCAAGAAGAGTTGACCAATACAGAAAATAAAATTTCTTACTCTCGTCAACTCTACAACAGTGTTGTCAGCAACTACAATGTAAAACTTGAAAGCTTCCCAAGTAACGTCATCGCAGGACTATTTGGCTTTAAAGCTGCAGACTTCCTTCAAACACCTGAAGAGGAAAAGGCAGTTCCTAAAGTTGACTTTAGCGGATTAGGTGACTAA
- the rsmG gene encoding 16S rRNA (guanine(527)-N(7))-methyltransferase RsmG, producing the protein MKPETFYSLLAEQNISLSDQQKNQFERYFELLVEWNEKINLTAITDKEEVYLKHFYDSIAPILQGLISNETIKLLDIGAGAGFPSLPMKILYPQLEVTIIDSLNKRINFLQLLAQELDLDGVHFYHGRAEDFAQDKNFRAQFDMVTARAVARMQVLSELTIPYLKVGGKLLALKASNAPEELLEAKNALNLLFSKVEDNLSYALPNGDPRYITVVEKKKETPNKYPRKAGMPNKRPL; encoded by the coding sequence ATGAAACCAGAAACATTTTACAGCCTACTAGCTGAGCAAAATATTTCACTTTCGGACCAGCAAAAGAACCAATTTGAACGCTATTTTGAGCTCTTGGTCGAGTGGAATGAAAAGATTAACCTGACCGCTATTACAGACAAAGAAGAAGTTTATCTCAAACATTTTTACGATTCGATTGCACCTATTCTGCAAGGCTTGATTTCAAATGAAACTATCAAACTTCTTGATATCGGAGCGGGGGCAGGATTTCCTAGTCTGCCCATGAAAATTCTCTATCCTCAGTTGGAGGTGACCATCATTGATTCGCTCAATAAGCGCATTAACTTCCTTCAGCTTTTGGCTCAGGAGTTGGATTTGGATGGTGTTCACTTCTACCATGGACGGGCAGAAGACTTTGCCCAAGACAAGAACTTCCGTGCCCAGTTTGATATGGTGACGGCTCGTGCGGTTGCCCGTATGCAGGTTTTGTCTGAGCTGACCATTCCCTATCTTAAAGTTGGCGGCAAACTATTGGCACTCAAGGCCAGCAATGCTCCTGAGGAATTGCTAGAAGCCAAGAATGCCCTTAACCTCCTCTTTAGTAAGGTAGAGGACAACCTCAGCTATGCCCTGCCAAATGGAGATCCGCGCTACATCACTGTGGTCGAAAAGAAAAAAGAAACCCCAAATAAATATCCACGTAAGGCTGGCATGCCCAACAAACGCCCACTTTAA
- a CDS encoding uracil-xanthine permease family protein translates to MKQESTVDLLLDVDQRPSAGKGILLSFQHVFAMFGATILVPLILGMPVSVALFASGVGTLIYMISTGFKVPVYLGSSFAFITAMSLAMKEMGGDVSAAQTGVILTGLVYVLVAASVRFAGTKWIDKLLPPIIIGPMIIVIGLGLAGSAVTNAGLVADGNWKNALVAVVTFLIAAFINTKGKGFLRIIPFLFAIIGGYIFAMMLGLVDFTPVLQANWFEIPGFYLPFSTGGAFKEYNLYFGPETIAILPIAIVTISEHIGDHTVLSQICGRQFLKEPGLHRTLLGDGIATSVSAFLGGPANTTYGENTGVIGMTRIASVSVIRNAAFIAIALSFLGKFTALISTIPNAVLGGMSILLYGVIASNGLKVLIKERVDFSQMRNLIIASAMLVLGLGGAILKLGPVTLSGTALSAMTGIILNLILPHENKD, encoded by the coding sequence ATGAAACAGGAATCAACTGTTGACTTGTTACTAGACGTTGATCAACGTCCTTCTGCTGGTAAAGGTATTCTTCTAAGTTTCCAGCACGTATTTGCCATGTTTGGTGCGACCATCTTGGTACCCTTGATTTTGGGAATGCCTGTATCTGTTGCCCTTTTTGCTTCAGGTGTTGGTACACTGATTTACATGATTTCTACTGGTTTTAAGGTTCCAGTTTATCTTGGTTCTTCATTCGCCTTTATCACAGCTATGTCTCTAGCCATGAAAGAAATGGGAGGCGATGTCTCTGCTGCTCAAACTGGAGTTATCTTGACTGGTTTGGTCTATGTCCTTGTAGCAGCAAGTGTTCGTTTTGCAGGTACGAAATGGATTGATAAACTCTTGCCCCCAATCATTATCGGACCTATGATTATCGTTATCGGTCTTGGTCTTGCTGGTTCTGCTGTAACGAATGCTGGACTCGTAGCAGACGGAAACTGGAAAAACGCCCTTGTAGCCGTTGTTACATTCTTGATTGCCGCCTTTATCAATACAAAAGGAAAAGGTTTCCTTCGTATCATTCCTTTCCTCTTTGCCATCATCGGTGGGTACATCTTCGCTATGATGCTTGGTTTGGTTGACTTTACCCCAGTCCTTCAAGCCAATTGGTTTGAAATTCCTGGTTTCTACTTGCCATTTAGTACAGGTGGAGCCTTTAAAGAGTACAACTTGTACTTCGGTCCTGAAACAATCGCCATCTTGCCAATCGCTATTGTAACCATTTCAGAACACATCGGAGACCACACAGTTTTAAGCCAAATCTGTGGCCGTCAATTCCTGAAAGAACCAGGACTTCACCGTACGCTTCTTGGTGATGGTATCGCGACATCTGTATCAGCCTTCCTCGGTGGACCAGCTAATACGACTTACGGCGAAAATACAGGGGTTATTGGGATGACTCGTATCGCTTCTGTCTCTGTTATCCGTAACGCGGCCTTCATCGCCATTGCTCTTAGCTTCCTAGGGAAATTCACTGCCTTGATTTCAACCATTCCAAATGCTGTGCTTGGTGGCATGTCCATCCTTCTCTACGGAGTTATCGCCAGCAATGGTTTGAAAGTTTTGATTAAGGAACGTGTTGACTTCAGTCAAATGCGTAACCTCATCATTGCAAGTGCTATGCTGGTACTTGGACTTGGTGGAGCAATCCTTAAACTCGGTCCAGTAACCCTTTCAGGTACTGCTCTATCAGCCATGACAGGAATCATCTTGAACTTGATTTTGCCACACGAAAATAAAGACTAA
- a CDS encoding DMT family transporter, with the protein MSKTVKGTLYTVVAGIAWGLSGTSGQYLMAHGISALVLTNLRLIIAGLALVFLSYVTAKDKLYAFLKDRKSLLSLLLFALFGLFLNQFAYLSAIQETNAGTATVLQYVCPVGILVYTCMKDKVAPTLAEIFSIGLAIGGTFLIATHGKVDQLSVTSLGLFWGLFSALTYALYIILPIALIKKWGSILVIGVGMVISGVVAIPFTGVLQASIPTSLDFFFAFTGIIIIGTVFAYTAFLKGASLIGPVKSSLLASIEPISAVFFAFLIMKEQFYAIDFIGMAMILLAVTIISLKDLLLEIKSK; encoded by the coding sequence ATGTCAAAAACCGTAAAAGGAACTCTGTATACAGTAGTGGCGGGGATTGCTTGGGGCTTGTCTGGAACCAGTGGCCAATACCTGATGGCACACGGGATTTCTGCTTTAGTCTTGACCAATTTGCGACTTATCATTGCAGGCTTGGCACTGGTGTTCTTATCCTACGTGACCGCAAAGGATAAACTCTATGCTTTTTTAAAAGACAGAAAAAGCCTTTTATCTCTGCTGTTGTTTGCCTTGTTTGGACTTTTCTTAAACCAGTTTGCCTATCTTTCTGCCATTCAGGAGACCAATGCTGGAACGGCAACGGTTCTCCAGTATGTATGTCCTGTTGGGATTTTGGTTTATACCTGTATGAAAGATAAGGTAGCTCCGACACTGGCTGAGATTTTTTCGATTGGATTGGCTATAGGAGGAACTTTTCTGATTGCAACGCACGGGAAAGTTGACCAGTTATCTGTCACATCCCTAGGTCTGTTCTGGGGCCTCTTTTCAGCCTTGACCTATGCCCTCTATATCATCCTTCCTATTGCTTTGATTAAGAAGTGGGGCAGTATTTTGGTGATTGGTGTCGGGATGGTTATTTCTGGTGTAGTGGCTATTCCCTTTACAGGAGTCTTACAGGCTAGCATACCAACCAGCTTAGATTTTTTCTTTGCATTTACTGGGATTATCATTATTGGAACGGTTTTTGCCTATACAGCTTTCCTAAAGGGAGCTAGTCTGATAGGCCCTGTTAAGTCTAGTTTATTGGCTTCCATAGAGCCAATTTCTGCCGTTTTCTTTGCCTTTCTGATTATGAAGGAACAGTTTTATGCGATTGATTTTATCGGTATGGCTATGATTTTACTAGCCGTGACCATTATTTCATTGAAAGATTTACTGTTGGAAATAAAGAGTAAGTAA